The genomic window ACGCTGGACGAACCTGTCGCCGAAACGTTCGAGTGTCTTTTCGATCCGACGGATGTCGATCAGGTCGCTGCCGATGCCAACGATCACAGAGGCGCTCCTGCCGTCGAACGCGCACTCGCCCGCGCCTCAGCCTTTTCGGCGAGCACGCGCTTGCGACGCTTCTGAAAGGCGCGAACGCTGTAGAAGGTCAGCCCATAGAAAAAGAGGCCCGATACGAACGCCGGTGGGATGCTTCCGATCAGCATGGGTTTGAGGATCGGCTGCCAGAGATGGGCCCAATCGATACGGCTCAAGAGATCACCGAGATTGATCGAGACATGCTCGACCTCCTGCTTGCCGCGATCGAGGATGATGTGACCGAGCTTGAATGTGGACGCCCAGATGAAGGGAAAGGTCAGCGGATTGCCGAACGCCGTGCCGATGCCAGCGGCGATCATGTTGCCGGCGAAAACATAGGCGAGCGCGAAGGACAGCACGAAGTGGAAGCCGATCAGCGGTGTCCAGGAGGCGATGACGCCTGCTGCGACACCGGCTGCAATGGCGTGCGGCGTCGCGTTCAGCCGAAGCACGCGCTTGCCGAGATAGCGCATGGAGCGGGCGAAGGACTTCTGCGGCCATACGAACAGGCGCAACCGTTCCAAAAGGCTGAGCTTCTTGCGTCTACGAAAGAGCATGTGGCGTCTTGAAGTCCCTATGCATGGCTTCTTGCACCAATGCCATGCCGCTGTCCGACCTCGCGGCAGCTGCTTCCTGAAAGGAAGCGCGCACCGCTACTCATACACGCGCGCAGCAGTCGAAACGCACGCGGTTTCCTTAAGCTGCATCAAAAGCTGATTCAACTGCTTGAGATCCCAGACCTCGATATCCATGAGAAGCTCGGTGATGTCGGACGCGACCCTGACGGTGGACAATGTCCGAATGTTGGCATCGCGGCCGGCGATTACCTCGGCCATCTCCGCCAGCGAGCCTGGCTCGTTCAGT from Georhizobium profundi includes these protein-coding regions:
- a CDS encoding DUF2062 domain-containing protein — encoded protein: MLFRRRKKLSLLERLRLFVWPQKSFARSMRYLGKRVLRLNATPHAIAAGVAAGVIASWTPLIGFHFVLSFALAYVFAGNMIAAGIGTAFGNPLTFPFIWASTFKLGHIILDRGKQEVEHVSINLGDLLSRIDWAHLWQPILKPMLIGSIPPAFVSGLFFYGLTFYSVRAFQKRRKRVLAEKAEARASARSTAGAPL